The region TTGCTTGAACCCAGTTTCTTGTCCATAAAGGCGTTGGGTATACGAAAGCCAGTTGAAACGTATACGAGAAGCCATGTAGGAATTTAGACAGTCGATTCCTACAATCTCCTGGCATTCTCAGGCGCATCAGCGATGCGTTAAAGAAACGAACGGGAGCCTAAGTTACACTAATGTACTTGCAAATCTAAACGGGGATAGCCTAAGTTGGATAACTCCAATATGGCTACGGAGCTTCCGTAGTAGTCTGAGACAGATAATGACTGTTACATGGCGAAGGGAAGCAGGTCGTTTGGTTGATAATTTACGGAGGTATGCGAAATGCAAAAAGCCGAGGTAGTATTATCAATACTAAGGAGCAAGTCGACCGAAAACGAAAACTTTGTTTTCGACAGACTGTACAGAAATCTGTTCAATCAGGATATCTTCCTGCGTGCTTACAACGAAATTTACGCCAAAGAAGGCAATATGACACCGGGAACAGACGGAAAAACAATCGACGGATTCGGATATCAGATGATCGATGAAGTCATAGAGAAACTCAAGAATGAAACCTATTACCCAAACCCGGTAAGGCGAACCTATATCCCAAAAAAGGACGGCAGAATGCGCCCGCTAGGGATTCCTTCCTTCCAAGACAAATTGGTACAGGAGGTACTGAAGCAAATCCTTGAAGCCATATACGAACCGCTATTTATGGATTCCTCGCATGGCTTCAGGGAAAATAAAAGCTGCCACACCGCCTTATACCAAATAAAAGAGAAGTGTAAAGGAGCAAACTGGTTCATAGAAGGGGATATAAAAGGCTTCTTTGATAATATGAATCAGAATATACTCCTGGAGCTTCTGAAAAAGAAAATCCAGGACGGAAGGCTTATCGAGCTTATCAAAAGGTTTCTGGAAGCGGGGTATCTTGAGTTTCAGCAGGTACATGAATCCTTATCGGGAGCACCCCAAGGCGGTATCATCAGCCCGATATTATCCAACATATACCTGAATGAACTGGACAGGTTTATGCATAGACTTCAAATGGAGCATAACTTAAAACCTGAAAAAGCCAAAAATCCAGAGTATCACAGGATAAGAACGCTGAGAGACTACCATAAAAAGAAAGGGAACTTCGAAAGGGCGACAGAACTGGCAAAACAACTGAGAACGTTGCCGGTAATGAATCCCTTCGATAAGGATTTCAGAAGAGTAATATATGTTAGATACTGCGATGACTTCATAGTAGGTATCCATGGAAGTAAAAGTTTTGCAGAGGAAATCAGAGACAAAATCAAAGAGTTCCTTTCTGAAAATTTGAAGCTTGAACTCAACATGGACAAGACACTGACAACACATACCGTCAAGGAAAG is a window of Sporomusaceae bacterium ACPt DNA encoding:
- the ltrA_1 gene encoding Group II intron-encoded protein LtrA, which encodes MQKAEVVLSILRSKSTENENFVFDRLYRNLFNQDIFLRAYNEIYAKEGNMTPGTDGKTIDGFGYQMIDEVIEKLKNETYYPNPVRRTYIPKKDGRMRPLGIPSFQDKLVQEVLKQILEAIYEPLFMDSSHGFRENKSCHTALYQIKEKCKGANWFIEGDIKGFFDNMNQNILLELLKKKIQDGRLIELIKRFLEAGYLEFQQVHESLSGAPQGGIISPILSNIYLNELDRFMHRLQMEHNLKPEKAKNPEYHRIRTLRDYHKKKGNFERATELAKQLRTLPVMNPFDKDFRRVIYVRYCDDFIVGIHGSKSFAEEIRDKIKEFLSENLKLELNMDKTLTTHTVKERAKFLGYEINKAINHDKMVVNSKGHKARAVNGKIQLLVPGDVISKKVVPFKQYGKPMHRNDRVNLSVKDIINKYNEEIRGLYNYYCLATDVSTKLAKFKFYHYYSMVKTIAKKEKTSVRAVVAKYGIDVPRKEGNGTVRLIGVRYNTKGKEKVLTYFNESLRRVHKPKTKVNEVVSGKWHEIVNRLNAKTCELCGHKSDRSKDFIVHHVRKLKDVLERYKKPGYIPPMWVLVMEGIRSKTLVVCEECHREIHKTETNP